The Vibrio bathopelagicus genomic sequence AAACAGCGATGAAGCAATTCACGAAGTGGCCATGGATCTTAATGAAGGTGCGGATATGGTGATGGTTAAGCCAGGTATGCCTTACCTAGACATCGTGCGCCGTGTTAAGCATGAGCTACAAGCGCCTACTTTTGCTTACCAAGTGTCTGGCGAATATGCGATGCATAAAGCTGCGATCCAAAATGGTTGGTTGAAAGAGCGCGAAACCGTAATGGAATCACTGTTGTGCTTCAAGCGTGCTGGTGCGGATGGCATTCTGACCTATTTCGCTAAAGATGTGGCTGAGTGGCTTGCCGAAGACAATGCACAAGCAGCAGAGCACCTAAAAGAAAAGTAACGATCTAGAGTTGCTTAATTGATCACTAAAAGGGTTGGCCGTTGTGCCAGCCCTTTTGTTTTATGAGGATGACACAATATGTCTGTTATTGTGCGTGAAGGCTCGTTAGAAGAGGTTGTTTCTGTTGTTGAACAGATTGCCGAGTTTGCCAAAAAAGAGAGTGTAGCATCTTTATCGGAGCGATTAGCGGGTAAAACAAGCCTGATCCTCGTTGCTGAAGAAGCGGGTGTGTTACTGGGTTTTAAGATCGGTTATGAATTGGATGAAAACACATTTTATAGCTGGTTTGGTGGTGTTTCATCATTGGCGAGGAACAAGGGTGTGGCGCAAGCGCAACTTGATGTTCAAGAGCAGTGGGTGAAGCAACAGGGCTATCAACAACTGAAAGTGAAATCTCGTAATCAGTTTCCAGCCATGCTGCGTTTGTTATTGAGAAATGGTTACCTAATCGAAAAATTAGAAGAAAAAGAAGACATTAATGCCCATAGAATTCATTTTTTGAAGCAAATTTGAGCACTATAATTAAAGAATTAGAAATTAAATGAGATTTATTATCATTTAAGTGTTGACTATTAAATGAGAATCATTATTATTAACTTCGTCTTAGGGAATGAGGAAATGTTCACAAGGATGTTAAGTACTCAAGTATCTACTTGGCTACTCAACAGAATTCTCGCGAACTTGTACTAAGTTCTTTTTGACACGACATTGCTCACATTGCTTCCAGTGTAATTTATAGCTTTTAGGTAAAGCTGTGATATTCAATTTGAATAGCTTTACCGGTTTTTGCTAGGCGACATCTTCGGGTGTCGCTTTTTTTATATCTCAATTTCAACAAGATGCATATTTAGTGGCACGTATTTTTATGAATAAAACGCCATCAGCATTCTTTTCCACAATCCAAGATCTAAAAAAGATCGTTGATCATATGTTCGATCTGTAAATTAGTTCTTTATTTTCATGTGTTTATATCTATTTTTTGCTTGGCTTAGTCGAGTTCTCAACAGGGTGGATAAATAATATAAACAGAGTTATCCACAGGTGGGCCCTGTCGCGGAACAAAAAATAACAATAAATTGATTACAACGAATACAATCGAGTCAACGGATAAGGATCGACAACGTAGAATCCAATTAGCAGACGTGGCATCCTTAACAGATTATTTCTGTACTTACTGGATACACAAACATTATGGCTCGTATTCCTGATAATCCATTGATTTTGATCGATGGCTCTTCTTACCTATATCGCGCGTTCCATGCTTACCCTGGCACCATGAGTAATGGTGATATCCCAACCAATGCTGTTTATGGCGTGGTTAACATGCTGCGCAGCATGATGCGTCAATTTGCTTCTGATCGTATTGCGGTTATTTTTGATGCGAAAGGGAAAACGTTCCGTGATGATATGTACCCAGAGTACAAAGCAAACCGTCCACCGATGCCTGATGATCTTCGTTGTCAGATCGAGCCACTGCACAACGTAATTCGTGCAATGGGTCTACCGCTTATCTCTATCCCTGGGGTAGAAGCTGATGACGTAATTGGTACGCTGGCTTCTCAAGCTTCTGCGATTGGTATGCCTGTTCTCATCAGTACTGGCGATAAAGATATGGCCCAACTGGTTGATGACAACGTTACTTTGATCAATACCATGACCAATGTGGTGATGGATCGTGAAGGCGTTATCGAGAAGTTTGGTATCCCGCCAGAGTTGATCATCGATTATCTTGCACTGATGGGTGATAAAGTCGATAACATCCCAGGTGTTCCGGGTGTGGGTGATAAGACAGCAACGGCATTACTGCAAGGCATTGGTAGTATCGAGAAGCTGTATCAAAACCTTGATGATATTGCGGCACTTGGTTTCCGTGGTTCGAAGACGATGGCTAAGAAGCTGGCTGATAATAAAGCCAATGCTGACATGTCTTACGAGCTTGCGACGATTAAACTCGATGTTGAATTAGAAGACACGCCAGAGTCTCTTGTTAAAGCACAACCAAATACCGATGAACTCATTAAACTATACGGCCAACTGGTCTTCAAATCTTGGCTGAACGAGCTACTTGAAGGTGGCAGCGGTGTCGTTGAGGCAGATGAGAAATCTGGCTCGGTACGCAGCAGCACGACATCAACCACTTCTACCGTAGAAATGAATACCTCTGCAGTGACGATTGACCGTAGTAACTACGAAACGATTCTAGATGAAGCGTCATTCAATGTTTGGTTAGAGAAGCTCAAAGCCGCAGACGTGTTTGCCTTTGATACCGAGACTGACAGCCTCGATTACATGGTCGCTAACCTTGTGGGTCTATCATTCGCAACCGAAGAAGGCGTTGCCGCTTACGTGCCTGTTGCTCATGATTACTTAGACGCACCGCAACAGTTGGATCGCGATTGGGTGCTTGAGCAGCTGAAACCGATTCTAGAAGATGACGCGCAAGCAAAAGTGGGTCAAAACCTAAAATACGATATGAGTGTGTTAGCGCGCTACGGTATCGAGATGAAAGGCATTAAGTTCGATACCATGTTGGCGTCATACGTTTTCAATAGCGTAGGTGGCAAGCATGACATGGACAGCCTAGCGCTGCGTTTCCTACAACACAGCTGTATCTCATTTGAGCAAATCGCAGGTAAAGGTAAGAAGCAACTTACTTTCAACCAGATTGAGCTGGGTGAGGCTTCTCCATATGCAGCGGAAGATGCTGACGTGACTTTACGTCTGCATAATCGCCTGATGGAAAATATCGAGAAAGATGAAAAGCTAAAATCGATCTATGAAGAAATCGAGGTACCGCTAATTCCCGTGATGTCTCGCATTGAGCGCACCGGTGTATTCATCGATGACATGCTGCTAGGTGCTCAATCGCAAGAGATTGCAGTTCGTCTTGATGAGCTAGAACAGAAAGCTTACGAGATTGCTGAGCAAGAGTTCAACATGAACTCGCCAAAACAGCTGCAAGCGATCCTGTTTGAGAAAATGGGCTTACCAGTTATCAAGAAAACGCCATCAGGTGCGGCTTCGACTAACGAAGAAGTACTGCAAGAGTTAGCGTTGGACTACCCATTACCTAAGCTGATCATTGAGTATCGTGGTCTGGCGAAACTGAAGTCGACTTACACGGATAAGCTGCCGAAGATGATCAACGCTGAAACGGGTCGTGTTCACACGTCTTATCATCAAGCGGTAACGGCGACAGGCCGTTTGTCTTCGACCGATCCAAACCTACAGAACATCCCAATTCGCAATGAAGAAGGTCGTCGTATCCGCCAAGCATTCGTCGCACAACATGGTTGGAAGATCCTAGCGGTCGATTACTCTCAAATTGAACTGCGTATCATGGCGCACCTATCAGGTGATAAAGCGTTACTGGAAGCATTCCAACAAGGTAAAGATATCCACGCGGCAACCGCTGCTGAGATCATTGGCGTTGATATTGAGAGTGTGACCACTGAACAACGTCGTCGTGCTAAAGCCGTTAACTTTGGTCTTATCTACGGCATGAGTGCCTTCGGTTTGGCCAAGCAGCTGGGCATTCCTCGTGGTGAAGCACAGCACTACATGGACACTTACTTCGAACGCTACCCTGGCGTTATGCAGTACATGGAAGACACTCGCAGCGCTGCTTCAGAGCAAGGCTTCGTTGAAACCATTTACGGTCGTCGTTTGCATCTTCCTGAAATCCAATCTCGTAATGGCATGCGTCGTAAAGCGGCTGAACGTGCGGCTATCAATGCGCCAATGCAAGGTACGGCGGCAGATATCATCAAGAAAGCGATGTTGTTAGTGGATGAGTGGATTCAAGCCGAAGGCGATGGTCGTGTGAAGCTCTTGATGCAAGTACACGATGAATTGGTATTTGAAGTTCAAGAGTCAGCTTTAGCCGAAATTGAAAGTAAAGTACAACAATTGATGGAGTCAGCGGCTGATCTAGAAGTACCGTTAGTCGCGGAAGCTGGCCACGGTGACAACTGGGATCAAGCCCACTAATCAGTTTTCGACCTTATTGACTAAATTAGTATGAGCCAGTGCACAAACGCTGGCTTTTTTTTGTCTCGAATAAAGTTGAGTTGTAGAAAGGGGTTAGGTGTTTTAATAAAACATTCATGAAAAAAAACTACAAAAATTGTTTTCATTCCTGAGCAATTGTTGTACATTAATCTCGTAGGGTACAGAGGTAAGATGTTCTATCTTTCAGACCTTTTGTTTCACGTTATTGGATTAGGCTGATTCAGCCGCCCCAGCCAGCATTTGGCTGGGGCGTTTTTTCTTGTGCGAAAGAAAAATATTTCCAACCTATAATTCCCTCGTTAATCTGCTTCTTTTTAGTACCTTTTCTATTCTTCTCGAAACTTTCTCTCTATCACTTGATTTGTCTTAAATCTGGAATTTGATCAGCAATTGGTAATTTAAATCCGTCTCTAAGTGGATTGTTTTATTCTTGGAAATAACTTTTATTTTACAAGTTACTCATAATGCATTGATCACTTACGTCTTATTTATCAGTACATTGAGTGGGTGAATGCTCAATGTAATCCATGATTTCTTGTTGTTTTTCGGTACTGAATTTAAGTGCTTCGGCTGTGATCTGTATTGAGTGCGCCATGGAAGAGATGTTATGGGTCGCTTTCACCAAGGTTTGCTGCATGGGTTTAAGGATAAGTAGATAGATAGCGGTCAACGCGATAACAATGACCGCGATCACCGCCGCCAACGCAATAATGATTTTAGTTTGGATATCATCTAGCAGTAATTGACTGGTTTTCTTAAAGGCGATACGAGAATTGTCTAAGGCTTGCGGCAGTTGGTTGAGGGATGTTTTGGTTGAACTGGCAAGCTTATTAATGCTCTCAACAGTTTGATTCAATGCTTGCTGCTGGTCATCGCTGAGGTTGGGGTTGTTGACGATGGCTTGCAACGATTGTGATATCACCTCGAGAGATTCACTTGCCTCCTGAGCGTACTTCTCCATGCCGTCGAGATCTAAGGTCATATCAACATTGACCAGAGCGGCCTCGGTCTTGGGCTGTTCCGCTTCAGACGTTGCACCGGAAAATGAGATCAATATAAGCGCGATGGTAGCCAAGGTTTTTTTCCACATGAGTATTCCTTTCTCACTATTCTGTTTGTCAAAGGTTGTCTTTTAGTATGGTTCACTTCTCTCTCTTCTAACTGATTAATCTTGTCTTCAACTCTCAAGATCTAGGTTTAACTCACTAATTTGTGGGTAAAAAAATACCCCACCTATAAAAGGCAGGGTATTGATAAGGCTAAATCACTTGTTGTCAGTGCTTTAACCCA encodes the following:
- a CDS encoding GNAT family N-acetyltransferase codes for the protein MSVIVREGSLEEVVSVVEQIAEFAKKESVASLSERLAGKTSLILVAEEAGVLLGFKIGYELDENTFYSWFGGVSSLARNKGVAQAQLDVQEQWVKQQGYQQLKVKSRNQFPAMLRLLLRNGYLIEKLEEKEDINAHRIHFLKQI
- the polA gene encoding DNA polymerase I, producing the protein MARIPDNPLILIDGSSYLYRAFHAYPGTMSNGDIPTNAVYGVVNMLRSMMRQFASDRIAVIFDAKGKTFRDDMYPEYKANRPPMPDDLRCQIEPLHNVIRAMGLPLISIPGVEADDVIGTLASQASAIGMPVLISTGDKDMAQLVDDNVTLINTMTNVVMDREGVIEKFGIPPELIIDYLALMGDKVDNIPGVPGVGDKTATALLQGIGSIEKLYQNLDDIAALGFRGSKTMAKKLADNKANADMSYELATIKLDVELEDTPESLVKAQPNTDELIKLYGQLVFKSWLNELLEGGSGVVEADEKSGSVRSSTTSTTSTVEMNTSAVTIDRSNYETILDEASFNVWLEKLKAADVFAFDTETDSLDYMVANLVGLSFATEEGVAAYVPVAHDYLDAPQQLDRDWVLEQLKPILEDDAQAKVGQNLKYDMSVLARYGIEMKGIKFDTMLASYVFNSVGGKHDMDSLALRFLQHSCISFEQIAGKGKKQLTFNQIELGEASPYAAEDADVTLRLHNRLMENIEKDEKLKSIYEEIEVPLIPVMSRIERTGVFIDDMLLGAQSQEIAVRLDELEQKAYEIAEQEFNMNSPKQLQAILFEKMGLPVIKKTPSGAASTNEEVLQELALDYPLPKLIIEYRGLAKLKSTYTDKLPKMINAETGRVHTSYHQAVTATGRLSSTDPNLQNIPIRNEEGRRIRQAFVAQHGWKILAVDYSQIELRIMAHLSGDKALLEAFQQGKDIHAATAAEIIGVDIESVTTEQRRRAKAVNFGLIYGMSAFGLAKQLGIPRGEAQHYMDTYFERYPGVMQYMEDTRSAASEQGFVETIYGRRLHLPEIQSRNGMRRKAAERAAINAPMQGTAADIIKKAMLLVDEWIQAEGDGRVKLLMQVHDELVFEVQESALAEIESKVQQLMESAADLEVPLVAEAGHGDNWDQAH
- a CDS encoding GTP-binding protein, translated to MWKKTLATIALILISFSGATSEAEQPKTEAALVNVDMTLDLDGMEKYAQEASESLEVISQSLQAIVNNPNLSDDQQQALNQTVESINKLASSTKTSLNQLPQALDNSRIAFKKTSQLLLDDIQTKIIIALAAVIAVIVIALTAIYLLILKPMQQTLVKATHNISSMAHSIQITAEALKFSTEKQQEIMDYIEHSPTQCTDK